A single region of the Paludibacter jiangxiensis genome encodes:
- a CDS encoding RagB/SusD family nutrient uptake outer membrane protein codes for MKKINNIITSVCVALLLVSCNDFLDTMPDNRAEVNSAAKITSLLTSAYADNSFILMTEMSSDNTKDNGVLYTPYNQEQEDSYLWKAITTTGNDSPKSVWDSNYGAIAAANQALQAIADLGNPSSLNAQKGEALICRAYAHFTLANVFCLPYNPTTAGTDLGLPYSEKPETKVKVDYHRGTMAELYKKISDDIEAGLPLINDELYSVPKYHFNKKAAYAFAARFNLFYLKFDKVIQYANVVLGDNPQKILRNWAANNASASDWELRTNAYISASEPANLLIQTAISTWPYVYGPYSIGKRYGNAKAVFTTESVRTQGLWGAYANLYTANSIWGSDQKMCVSKMGGYFEYTDKVAGIGYLHSVATPFTTDETLLCRAEAYVLQATPDYDKATADINTWLSTHCKTITAKSKSDIVNFYNALPYMPLQITSDTQRGIKKVLNPRGFTVAAGDQENMIQCILHLRRIETMHEGLRWCDIKRYGIEIAHNRDGLSDDLLKVDDPRRAIQLPQDVISAGLTANPR; via the coding sequence ATGAAAAAGATAAATAATATAATTACGTCGGTTTGCGTCGCTCTTTTGCTGGTATCTTGTAATGATTTCCTCGATACAATGCCTGACAACCGGGCAGAGGTAAATTCCGCTGCAAAAATCACTTCACTGCTCACTTCGGCATATGCCGATAACTCTTTTATATTGATGACCGAAATGTCGTCGGACAATACAAAAGATAACGGAGTTTTATATACACCATACAATCAAGAGCAGGAGGATTCGTACTTGTGGAAGGCCATCACTACCACCGGCAATGATTCTCCTAAATCAGTGTGGGATTCAAACTACGGGGCTATTGCGGCTGCTAATCAGGCATTGCAGGCTATTGCCGATTTGGGTAATCCTTCCAGCCTGAATGCACAAAAGGGAGAAGCCCTTATTTGCAGGGCGTATGCTCACTTTACTCTGGCTAACGTGTTCTGTTTGCCCTATAATCCGACAACTGCCGGTACCGACCTTGGACTTCCATATTCTGAAAAGCCGGAAACAAAGGTTAAGGTTGACTATCACCGGGGAACAATGGCTGAACTATACAAAAAAATCAGTGACGATATAGAGGCCGGATTGCCGTTGATCAACGATGAACTCTATTCGGTGCCCAAATATCACTTTAACAAGAAAGCTGCTTATGCGTTTGCTGCCCGCTTCAATCTTTTCTATCTCAAGTTCGATAAGGTAATTCAGTATGCAAATGTTGTGCTGGGTGATAATCCGCAAAAAATACTTAGAAACTGGGCGGCCAATAATGCCTCTGCATCCGATTGGGAACTTCGGACCAATGCCTATATTTCCGCCTCCGAACCGGCTAATTTGTTAATTCAAACGGCTATTTCAACTTGGCCGTATGTGTATGGTCCTTACAGTATAGGTAAGCGATATGGAAACGCCAAAGCAGTTTTTACAACAGAATCGGTTAGAACTCAGGGGCTCTGGGGTGCTTATGCTAACCTGTATACGGCGAATTCAATCTGGGGTTCCGATCAAAAAATGTGTGTGTCTAAAATGGGTGGCTATTTTGAATATACGGATAAAGTGGCCGGTATTGGATATTTACACTCTGTTGCTACGCCGTTTACAACCGACGAAACATTACTTTGTCGTGCCGAAGCGTATGTATTGCAGGCTACTCCCGACTATGACAAGGCTACGGCCGATATTAATACCTGGTTATCTACTCATTGCAAAACCATCACAGCTAAATCCAAGAGCGATATTGTGAATTTTTACAATGCATTACCTTACATGCCGCTGCAAATAACCAGCGATACACAAAGAGGTATAAAGAAGGTTCTCAATCCCCGCGGATTTACAGTTGCTGCCGGAGATCAGGAAAACATGATCCAATGTATCTTGCATTTGCGCAGAATAGAAACCATGCACGAAGGACTTCGCTGGTGCGACATCAAACGTTACGGGATTGAAATTGCTCATAACCGCGACGGTTTATCTGACGACTTACTGAAGGTGGATGATCCACGGCGTGCAATACAGTTGCCGCAGGATGTTATCAGCGCGGGACTTACTGCCAATCCCAGGTAA
- a CDS encoding zinc-binding metallopeptidase, producing MKKIHFLIFSVLVLMLSSCSKETLDSQSIFDTASPERNAFDTWILKNYTTPYNIDFKYRYDDKQSDRTYNLVPADYSKSVALAKLVKYLWIDSYEELTGKDFIRKYCPKMIQLIGSPAYNTQGSIVLGTAEGGLKITLYNVNMIDLAHLDVDQLNYWYFKTMHHEFAHILHQTKNYSTDFNLISKDYQSSSWVNLSEANALTMGFISSYASSEPQEDFAELVSIYVTHDSSYWNSQLTKAGTTGSGIILQKFAIVKDYLSTSWGIDIDKLRDIVQRRSGTIGTLDLTTLN from the coding sequence ATGAAAAAAATACATTTTCTTATTTTTAGCGTTCTGGTTTTGATGCTGTCATCGTGCAGCAAAGAGACGCTTGATTCTCAAAGCATTTTTGATACTGCGTCGCCTGAAAGGAACGCTTTTGATACCTGGATATTAAAGAACTATACTACCCCCTACAATATAGACTTTAAATACAGGTACGACGACAAACAATCTGACAGAACCTACAATCTGGTCCCCGCAGATTATTCCAAGTCGGTAGCTTTGGCCAAACTGGTGAAATATTTGTGGATCGATTCGTATGAAGAACTTACGGGGAAAGATTTCATTCGCAAATATTGCCCGAAAATGATCCAGCTGATCGGATCGCCGGCATACAACACACAGGGTTCTATAGTGTTGGGTACTGCTGAAGGAGGGTTGAAAATTACCTTGTATAATGTCAATATGATCGACCTTGCCCACCTGGATGTCGATCAGTTGAATTACTGGTACTTCAAAACCATGCACCATGAGTTTGCGCATATATTGCACCAGACCAAAAACTACTCTACGGATTTTAATCTCATATCAAAAGATTATCAATCTTCCAGTTGGGTGAATTTGTCTGAAGCAAATGCCCTTACAATGGGATTTATCTCAAGCTATGCCAGTTCAGAACCTCAGGAAGATTTTGCTGAACTTGTATCGATCTATGTTACTCATGACAGTAGTTACTGGAACTCACAGTTAACCAAGGCAGGCACGACCGGTAGTGGCATCATCCTTCAAAAGTTCGCTATCGTAAAAGATTATCTGTCCACTTCGTGGGGTATTGATATTGATAAACTCCGCGATATAGTACAGCGTCGGTCCGGAACAATAGGAACGCTAGATCTAACAACACTTAATTGA